Below is a window of Candidatus Nanosynbacter sp. HMT-352 DNA.
ATCTCCAACCAAGCCACCACGGTTAATTGCGACAATTTATCAATTGACAATCTCGGCGGAACAATTAAATGCGGACAAGTCATCACGAAGATAAAGTCGCAAAAATCAGACCACAATGCCCTGCTCCAAGCCTCAAAAATTATTGTTGAAAAATACACAAAAAAACTTTCGAATAGTCAGAAAAAAATAACGCTTGGAATAAGTTTTTATGGCAATAAAACAGATCCGAGAAACATCCAAAAGATCGGAATCATCTTAAAAAACAACCTGAAAAAATCTGGCGTCAGTTTGCGCCTAATTCCTAATAAAACCGCCGCGCTGTCCACTGCGACCTCTCACAATAATAAACTCGGCAGGTCTGAGGCGAAAATTGAAATTATCATGGCCAGGAACATATACGGAGATTTGATAATCGCTGAAAGTCGTGGCGCTCAAAATATCAATTCATACACTCAGCGCGACCGCGAGCGACCAAAGCGCGACGCTTTCGTGGGAATGCTTCCGCCTAAACTTGCACAAATTATGATTAACCTGTCTGGCGCAAAACCTAACGATTACCTCTGGGATCCGTTTTGTGGCACAGGAACGGTATTACAAGAGGCTGCGCTTATTGGCGTAAATGCTTATGGCAGCGATTTGAGCGATAAGATGATATCTTACACGACTGAAAATATGAACTGGGTGGAAAAAACTTTTTCGACAAACACTTTCTGGCAAGCACGTCAGGCCGACGCTACCTCTGTAAAATTAACAGATGAGCAAAAGGAGCGGATTTCTCGAATTGTTTGCGAAACATATTTGGGTCAGCCGTTTTCCGCGCCGCCTAGCCCAGAAAAACTTCACGAAGTAGTCGGAAATTGTAATCACATAATTAGCGGTTTTCTGCAAAATATCCGCTCGCAAATCCGTCCAGACACGACGCTTTGCATAGCCGTTCCAGCATGGCAAAATCGCGAAGGTAAATTCACTCATTTGCCTCTGATAAAAAATCTTAAAAAACTTGGATATCAGCAAATTATCGATAAAAACCTCTTATATTACCGTGAAGATCAAGTTGTCGCCAGAGAAATATTGGTATTAAAACCAGCAGATATAACCAAAACCGCTTGACAACTGGCTTTATTTTCGATAAACTAGAACAGATTGTTTTATAGAAACTATAAGGAGTAAAGAATGTCAAAGGTTAAAGCTGGTGGTTCTAGTAAGAATATCCACAACAATGCCGGTCAACGTCTTGGCGTTAAGCGATTTGGCGGTCAAAAAGTTTCCGCTGGAGAAGTTTTAGTTCGCCAAACTGGCGCCACTAAAATTTCTGGCGAAGGCACCTATATGAGCAAAAACTACACCATCCACGCTGCCAAAGCTGGTGTTGTGAGTTTCAAACGAGTCAAAAAACAGAGTTTTACTGGCAAGGCCGCACAACGCACACAAGTTTGTGTACAATAATAGCCTTAGCTAGCACAGTAACAAAATCCCTCAAAACTTAATGAGGGATTTTTATTATTTCTTATTTCTCTTGCTGTCTACTCTTCTGCTTCAACACGTCATTTACGTCACTGGTGACATCGGTCACACTCTCCCGCAATTCGTTCAGTTTGTAGCCCAACCGATATTTGTCTCTCACCTTTACTGCTATCTCAGTCGCTAGCACCTGAAGTCTATAATCTATTTTTAATTCTTCTATATACTCGCTAACTCTTTTTTGCACTTCAACCGCTTTCTGAAACTTTGGCAATTTTTGAATTTCAGGAATGGTATTGATTTTACCCATCAAACCACCAGGTTGACTGCCAGTATCATCATACCCGAAAATCGCGCACCACCTTGTAAGCAGACTATTAATATCTTCTGCCTCTACATTGCCAGAGTTCAGATTTCTTTCTATCATATTCACATCAATTATGAGCTCATCAATACCTTGTAACAAAGTCTTCATTGACTCTGGGTGTACATAAATATCATTCGTTGCACCGTCCAAACTCTCGAAAGAATCACCGCTATTACTTACTGATTCAATGTCTTCTGATGATTTTTTAGTTGGGGTATTCTTTTTTAGATAATCATCAATTGAAGCATATTTTCCCATGTAATCGAGTAATTCAGCTGTTTTATCAGGATTTAACCTTGTACCAAAATCTTTACTACTAATATCCACGAATTCATAGTTTGGCCGACCCTGATCATCAACACCATTCTCAACAATTGTAAGATGCTTACCGGGCTCATCACCCCCTAGAGTTTCGTGAAAATAAATAGTAGACAGAACTTCCCCACCAAAATTTTTATCAATAAAAGCTTTGCGACGACCTTCATATTCACTATCATCAGCATCGTCGACTGACGACATTTGTTCGCTGGTGACTAAACCAGTTTCTGGATCTTTTGGAAGATAAATAGCGGTTAGTTTTTCACTCATAATGCTATTATAGCAAAAATATTAATATTTGTCAATATCAAAATTACGACAAAAAGTCAACCGAATACTCTGATTAGCCCAAGAAACATTCAATCTTAAGACTAATCATTCATACCCAAATGATGTTTTACACGCGCCACTACGTCACCAATAACGACCTGAGATTTCACCAAATAATCATCGACACCCAAGCTCTCAGCTCGTTCCTTGTCCTTTGGCTGGCTAAGCGCTG
It encodes the following:
- a CDS encoding 50S ribosomal protein L27 yields the protein MSKVKAGGSSKNIHNNAGQRLGVKRFGGQKVSAGEVLVRQTGATKISGEGTYMSKNYTIHAAKAGVVSFKRVKKQSFTGKAAQRTQVCVQ
- a CDS encoding TRM11 family SAM-dependent methyltransferase, producing MFIAILGRQPEISIAELEAVYGAKNVQKISNQATTVNCDNLSIDNLGGTIKCGQVITKIKSQKSDHNALLQASKIIVEKYTKKLSNSQKKITLGISFYGNKTDPRNIQKIGIILKNNLKKSGVSLRLIPNKTAALSTATSHNNKLGRSEAKIEIIMARNIYGDLIIAESRGAQNINSYTQRDRERPKRDAFVGMLPPKLAQIMINLSGAKPNDYLWDPFCGTGTVLQEAALIGVNAYGSDLSDKMISYTTENMNWVEKTFSTNTFWQARQADATSVKLTDEQKERISRIVCETYLGQPFSAPPSPEKLHEVVGNCNHIISGFLQNIRSQIRPDTTLCIAVPAWQNREGKFTHLPLIKNLKKLGYQQIIDKNLLYYREDQVVAREILVLKPADITKTA